One genomic segment of Bremerella alba includes these proteins:
- a CDS encoding FAD-dependent oxidoreductase, giving the protein MTISLSRRQLLAASVSGVLLPTSLHGAETTGDSPNELTEPQRTIPVADTTDVLVCGGGPAGIATAISAARTGASVRILEAHGCLGGVWTSGMLSYVMDAEKPGLNAELPRRLKQMDAVRPSGSKNYVYDVESMKVLLEELCDENKIKVQYHTRIVAVEKDNAKRVRGVITESKSGRQAWRANTVVDTTGDGDVGALAGCEWEFGREEDCPCQPMSLMGIITASPEALQQFDRLKGSQTKDEFRAYIQKAGLDPSYAKPTLWYMGGSVAAVMMNHEYGVRPFDAGAVTEATIRARRELYDICRGLKGLGGAWSDCRLVTTAEQIGVRDGRRIKGRYFVTVDDVREGARHEDAICRSEFSVDIHAATREENKKAAYSGQGVKAKPFDIPLRALIASDVDGLMMAGRCISGDFFAHASYRVTGNAVAMGEAAGVASALAAKEGCLPQDVQWKPISDQLTELRKPVA; this is encoded by the coding sequence ATGACGATTTCCCTTTCCCGTCGTCAGCTTCTGGCCGCTTCGGTCTCTGGTGTCCTTCTTCCGACATCGCTGCACGGGGCTGAAACTACGGGTGATTCGCCCAACGAGCTTACCGAACCGCAGCGAACCATCCCTGTGGCCGACACAACTGACGTGCTGGTTTGCGGCGGAGGACCTGCGGGAATTGCTACCGCAATCAGTGCCGCGCGGACGGGGGCTTCAGTGCGAATACTCGAAGCGCATGGCTGTTTGGGGGGCGTTTGGACCAGCGGCATGCTCTCGTACGTGATGGATGCCGAAAAGCCTGGGCTGAATGCCGAGTTGCCTCGGCGACTCAAGCAGATGGACGCCGTTCGCCCGAGTGGCTCTAAGAACTACGTCTACGACGTGGAAAGCATGAAGGTCCTGCTGGAAGAGCTGTGTGACGAGAACAAAATCAAAGTGCAGTATCACACGCGGATCGTCGCTGTCGAGAAAGATAATGCCAAGCGAGTGCGCGGCGTGATTACCGAGTCGAAGTCAGGACGTCAGGCCTGGCGAGCCAACACAGTGGTCGACACGACCGGCGATGGCGATGTGGGTGCATTGGCTGGCTGCGAGTGGGAGTTCGGCCGGGAAGAGGATTGCCCCTGTCAGCCGATGTCGTTGATGGGGATCATCACGGCCAGCCCAGAAGCGCTGCAGCAGTTCGACCGACTAAAGGGAAGCCAGACGAAGGACGAGTTCCGGGCTTACATCCAAAAAGCAGGTTTAGACCCTTCGTATGCCAAGCCAACGCTCTGGTATATGGGCGGTAGTGTCGCCGCGGTGATGATGAATCACGAATACGGTGTGCGACCGTTCGACGCCGGAGCCGTCACTGAAGCAACCATCCGTGCTCGCCGCGAGCTTTACGATATCTGCCGAGGGCTCAAGGGGCTCGGCGGAGCTTGGAGCGACTGCCGCTTGGTAACCACTGCCGAACAGATCGGTGTTCGAGATGGCCGACGTATCAAAGGACGTTACTTCGTAACGGTCGATGATGTACGCGAAGGAGCCCGACATGAAGATGCAATCTGTCGCAGCGAGTTCAGCGTTGATATTCATGCGGCGACCCGAGAAGAAAACAAGAAAGCTGCGTATAGTGGACAAGGCGTCAAAGCCAAGCCGTTCGATATTCCGCTGCGGGCGCTCATCGCGTCCGACGTTGACGGGCTGATGATGGCCGGCCGTTGTATCAGTGGCGACTTCTTCGCCCACGCTAGCTATCGCGTAACTGGTAATGCGGTGGCAATGGGCGAAGCCGCTGGCGTGGCTTCCGCTTTGGCAGCTAAAGAAGGTTGCTTACCACAGGACGTGCAGTGGAAACCCATTTCTGATCAGTTGACCGAATTACGTAAGCCGGTCGCTTAA
- the proB gene encoding glutamate 5-kinase → MTDLLRQEIATSAHTIVVKVGTRVLTSDQGVLSEEQITQLGRQLSQLAASGRRVVLVSSGAVGAGMSQLGLKQRPTDLAKLQAVAAVGQAKLIELYDRVLRDNGRHAAQVLLTAEDLDDRTRYLNIRNTLLSVLDFGAIPIINENDTVAVEELMLTFGDNDRLAARVTNLLRAPLLILLSDVQGLYNGSPELSESKLLSVVPKLDEEIMSFARDKKTGHSKGGMASKLEAARMVTSTGENMIIASGKVPNVLPRLMDGEDLGTLFLAQGKAVTPRKRWIGYSVQPRGELVVDDGAVKALGEKGRSLLPIGVTEVRGTFQKGDVVRVCNGQGQEIARGLTNYTSEEIGKIQGKQTDQIEGILGHHPYDEIIHRDNLTVSRV, encoded by the coding sequence ATGACCGATTTGCTGCGGCAGGAAATCGCCACGTCCGCCCACACCATCGTCGTGAAAGTAGGAACTCGCGTTCTTACCTCCGATCAAGGCGTCCTCAGCGAAGAACAGATCACCCAACTGGGGAGGCAGCTGTCGCAATTAGCGGCATCGGGTCGACGCGTGGTGCTCGTTTCCAGCGGCGCAGTCGGGGCTGGGATGAGTCAACTCGGTTTGAAGCAGCGTCCAACGGACTTGGCAAAGTTGCAAGCGGTGGCAGCGGTGGGACAGGCGAAGCTGATTGAATTGTACGACCGCGTGCTGCGCGATAACGGCCGGCATGCCGCCCAGGTGCTTCTCACGGCGGAAGATCTCGACGACCGGACGCGTTACCTGAACATTCGAAACACGCTGCTGAGCGTTCTCGACTTCGGTGCAATCCCCATTATCAACGAGAATGATACCGTTGCCGTCGAAGAACTGATGCTCACCTTCGGCGATAACGATCGTCTGGCTGCTCGGGTCACCAACCTTTTGCGGGCCCCGCTGCTTATTCTTCTTTCTGACGTTCAGGGGTTATACAACGGCTCGCCAGAACTGTCCGAGTCGAAGCTGCTGTCGGTAGTGCCCAAGCTGGACGAAGAGATCATGAGCTTTGCCCGGGACAAGAAGACGGGGCATTCCAAGGGGGGCATGGCCAGCAAGTTGGAAGCAGCCCGGATGGTGACCTCGACCGGCGAGAATATGATCATCGCCTCGGGCAAAGTGCCCAATGTGCTGCCGCGGCTGATGGACGGAGAAGATCTAGGAACACTCTTTCTCGCTCAGGGCAAAGCCGTCACGCCGCGTAAACGCTGGATAGGTTATTCCGTTCAGCCGCGTGGCGAACTGGTGGTCGACGACGGAGCCGTCAAGGCGCTAGGCGAGAAAGGGAGAAGCCTGCTGCCGATCGGCGTGACCGAAGTTCGTGGGACGTTTCAGAAAGGAGATGTGGTTCGCGTCTGCAACGGCCAAGGCCAGGAAATTGCTCGCGGTTTGACGAACTACACTTCGGAAGAAATCGGCAAAATCCAGGGCAAGCAAACCGATCAAATCGAAGGCATTCTCGGGCATCACCCGTACGATGAGATTATTCATCGCGACAATCTAACGGTGAGTCGGGTTTGA
- a CDS encoding DUF3311 domain-containing protein, translating into MRYVVWLLVVALIILHQDLWYWDDRTLVWGFMPITLLWQGGISVGAGFVWFLATIFAWPTDLIEEAQQEAEGGE; encoded by the coding sequence ATGAGATACGTGGTATGGCTACTGGTCGTAGCCCTCATCATCCTCCATCAAGATCTTTGGTACTGGGACGATCGCACCTTGGTTTGGGGCTTCATGCCAATTACGCTCCTGTGGCAAGGGGGCATTTCGGTTGGTGCTGGCTTTGTGTGGTTTTTGGCCACCATCTTTGCTTGGCCGACTGACTTGATCGAAGAGGCACAACAGGAAGCTGAGGGGGGCGAATAA
- a CDS encoding polyprenyl synthetase family protein, whose product MPSPSQPESNGGAKKRVSRRRKTAHLKQVPDRLALREEIQDRCYQICEKLDKSRPLSKDEMEKLARALLEEMNLPETYLGWTLVMMTSAFWRDQVSAIPPERRLFLLPHCLKHAEGCPADYDQFGLDCKTCGACSIADYRTQAEELGYRVLVAEGSPIVMKILVSGYVDAVVGVACLNVLEKAFDKILLAGIPCMAVPLHSSDCRNTSVDEQWVFDMIHLPHREPQQKTATYVHLMRAAQEMFDRQELTRLIAPQRQTEATANAELADLPNLDPIAATERLAIDFIGRGGKYSRPFTTLAVYDSLTGGQGTSPDGAAHVAGYTDAVKRSALAIETFHKASLVHDDIEDDDEFRYGEPTVHRQFGVSTGINLGDYMIGLGYRLVSREVKTLGPEVVAKIVDQLAEAHMRLSEGQGAELMWRDSASKVLTPIDALKIYALKTSPAFEAALHCGIALAKTQEDYRDQMRKFARHVGVAFQILNDLKDWLGDSDNKLSAGNDIIGGRPTVLWALALQNLKEDRKNELIQIANDPDLTAAAKIQRVRSLYLEGGVFVAAQQLVEKYRAKAEEIADEIDPEPFRRLLYYLVDSILETTEDHKPTIVIPTSQLEFPLAAPTS is encoded by the coding sequence ATGCCTTCCCCCTCCCAGCCTGAATCCAACGGTGGTGCCAAAAAGCGGGTTTCCCGCCGCCGCAAGACCGCCCACCTGAAGCAAGTCCCAGATCGCTTGGCCCTGCGCGAAGAGATCCAGGATCGCTGTTATCAGATCTGCGAGAAGCTCGACAAGTCGCGTCCCCTCTCCAAAGACGAAATGGAGAAGCTCGCTCGAGCACTGCTCGAAGAAATGAATCTCCCGGAAACGTACCTCGGCTGGACCTTGGTGATGATGACCTCCGCTTTCTGGCGTGATCAGGTCTCGGCCATTCCACCCGAACGACGACTCTTCCTGCTACCGCACTGCTTGAAGCATGCCGAAGGTTGCCCGGCCGACTACGATCAGTTCGGTCTCGACTGCAAGACCTGTGGCGCCTGCAGTATCGCCGACTACCGCACCCAAGCCGAAGAACTCGGTTATCGGGTTCTCGTCGCCGAAGGCTCGCCCATCGTGATGAAGATTCTGGTGAGCGGCTACGTCGACGCGGTCGTGGGCGTGGCCTGCTTGAACGTGCTGGAAAAGGCGTTCGATAAAATCCTGCTCGCTGGCATTCCCTGCATGGCGGTGCCGCTGCATTCGAGCGACTGCCGCAATACATCAGTCGACGAACAGTGGGTCTTCGACATGATCCACCTACCCCACCGCGAACCACAACAGAAGACAGCGACGTACGTCCACCTGATGCGAGCGGCTCAGGAGATGTTCGACCGCCAAGAGCTTACCCGCTTGATCGCACCACAGCGACAGACCGAAGCGACGGCCAATGCCGAGCTTGCTGATCTGCCGAATCTCGATCCGATCGCCGCAACCGAGCGTCTGGCAATCGACTTCATTGGTCGCGGCGGAAAGTACTCGCGACCGTTCACCACGCTCGCCGTTTACGACTCACTAACCGGCGGCCAAGGCACCTCGCCTGATGGTGCCGCCCACGTCGCCGGCTATACCGACGCGGTCAAACGTAGTGCCCTGGCGATTGAAACATTCCATAAAGCTTCGCTCGTTCATGACGACATCGAAGACGACGACGAGTTCCGCTATGGCGAGCCCACCGTCCATCGTCAGTTCGGTGTTTCGACTGGGATTAACCTGGGCGACTACATGATCGGGCTCGGTTATCGTCTGGTTAGCCGCGAAGTCAAAACGCTCGGCCCTGAAGTGGTCGCCAAGATTGTCGACCAGTTGGCCGAAGCACACATGCGTCTGTCAGAGGGCCAAGGGGCCGAACTGATGTGGCGTGATTCGGCAAGCAAAGTGTTGACCCCGATCGATGCGTTGAAAATATATGCGTTGAAAACTTCGCCTGCGTTCGAGGCCGCCCTGCACTGCGGGATTGCCTTGGCCAAGACCCAGGAAGATTATCGCGACCAGATGCGAAAGTTTGCCCGGCACGTTGGTGTTGCTTTCCAGATCCTGAACGACCTGAAAGATTGGCTCGGCGATTCGGACAACAAGCTTTCCGCAGGAAATGATATTATCGGCGGTCGCCCCACGGTACTTTGGGCTTTGGCTCTGCAGAACCTGAAGGAAGATCGCAAGAACGAACTCATTCAAATTGCCAACGACCCTGATTTGACCGCAGCTGCGAAGATTCAACGCGTACGCAGCCTGTACCTCGAAGGGGGCGTTTTTGTTGCCGCACAGCAGCTCGTGGAAAAATATCGAGCAAAAGCGGAAGAAATCGCCGACGAAATCGACCCTGAACCCTTCCGACGATTGTTGTATTATCTAGTTGATTCGATTTTGGAAACGACTGAGGATCATAAACCAACGATCGTCATCCCCACTTCGCAACTCGAATTCCCCTTGGCCGCGCCCACCTCTTAG
- a CDS encoding prenyltransferase/squalene oxidase repeat-containing protein yields the protein MIDSARVRACYEIAKQDLLNEREPSGHWIGELSTSALSTATAVSALQLAVRNGSQSSDTDASLIRGGVQYLLDHQNTDGGWGDTELSYSNIATTMLAVAALTLTGDAEKNPSVLSAANAYIAKKGGIAGLRARYGKDKTFAVPILTNYALAGLVDWKEVAPLPFEAAVLPQSFYKLIQLPVVSYAIPALVAIGQAKFFHDKPWNPIMRMIRGATFNSAAKVLTKMQPESGGYLEAIPLTSFVVMSLAATGRADSQVAQNGLRFIRESVRSDGSWPIDTNLATWVTTLSINALSVLKDDNSHLTPECLEWLLECQTKEVHPFTGAAPGAWGWTDLSGSVPDADDTPGALLALRMFYDRGDFDPSTHKRIEEAATAGCQWLIDLQNGDRGWPTFCRGWGTQPFDRSGSDITAHAMRGLFVWSWTWAHQRANPLGTGMSYLVKHRQDDHWLPLWFGNQDRNEEDNPIYGTAKVLGYFRDTHNPEASLPDKLASIRDKALHWLANQQNEDGGFGGGLAVSDATNGRYKSSVEETSLAIEGLLCDNKGIENYPGLVKAVDWLCRRVEENSHVECSPIGFYFSKLWYYEKLYPQIMTVSALAHVCRALESNVRGDELSGSGTRESS from the coding sequence ATGATTGACTCTGCCCGAGTTCGCGCCTGCTACGAAATCGCCAAACAAGATCTCCTCAACGAGCGAGAACCATCCGGGCACTGGATCGGCGAACTATCGACTTCCGCCTTGTCTACGGCGACAGCCGTGAGTGCCTTGCAACTGGCTGTGCGAAATGGCTCACAATCCAGCGACACCGATGCGTCGCTCATACGTGGGGGTGTCCAGTATTTGCTCGACCATCAAAACACCGATGGTGGGTGGGGCGATACAGAGTTGAGCTACTCGAACATCGCCACCACGATGCTGGCCGTCGCTGCCCTGACATTGACCGGCGATGCCGAGAAAAACCCAAGTGTCCTGTCGGCGGCCAATGCCTACATCGCCAAGAAAGGTGGAATCGCCGGACTACGGGCTCGATATGGTAAGGACAAAACGTTTGCGGTCCCAATTTTAACGAACTACGCTTTGGCCGGTCTGGTCGATTGGAAAGAGGTGGCTCCCCTGCCCTTCGAGGCAGCTGTCCTGCCGCAATCCTTCTACAAGTTGATTCAGTTGCCGGTGGTCAGTTATGCGATCCCAGCCCTGGTAGCGATCGGCCAAGCCAAGTTCTTTCATGACAAACCGTGGAATCCGATCATGCGGATGATCCGCGGAGCCACTTTCAATTCGGCCGCAAAAGTGCTTACCAAGATGCAGCCGGAAAGTGGAGGCTATCTCGAAGCGATCCCCCTGACGAGCTTTGTCGTGATGAGCCTGGCAGCTACCGGCCGAGCCGACAGTCAGGTGGCCCAGAACGGCCTGCGTTTTATCCGCGAGAGCGTTCGTTCTGACGGCAGTTGGCCAATCGACACTAACCTGGCGACTTGGGTCACTACGCTTTCCATCAATGCTCTTTCCGTGCTCAAGGACGATAACTCGCACCTGACGCCGGAATGCCTAGAGTGGCTGCTGGAATGCCAAACCAAGGAGGTGCATCCGTTTACTGGGGCGGCTCCGGGTGCTTGGGGTTGGACTGACCTAAGTGGTAGCGTCCCTGATGCAGACGATACACCGGGGGCTTTGCTGGCACTCCGAATGTTCTACGATCGTGGCGATTTCGATCCGTCCACGCACAAGCGAATCGAAGAGGCCGCCACCGCTGGCTGCCAATGGCTGATCGATCTGCAAAATGGTGACCGAGGCTGGCCCACGTTCTGTCGCGGCTGGGGTACTCAGCCGTTCGATCGAAGCGGAAGCGACATCACTGCCCACGCGATGCGTGGGCTCTTCGTTTGGTCGTGGACCTGGGCCCACCAAAGGGCCAACCCACTGGGAACCGGCATGAGCTATCTGGTCAAGCATCGCCAGGACGATCATTGGCTTCCACTTTGGTTTGGCAATCAGGATCGTAACGAAGAAGACAATCCCATTTACGGCACTGCCAAGGTCCTCGGTTACTTCCGCGATACGCACAATCCCGAAGCATCGTTACCGGACAAGCTGGCCAGTATTCGTGATAAAGCTCTTCATTGGCTGGCGAATCAACAAAATGAAGATGGTGGTTTTGGTGGCGGCCTGGCCGTCTCTGATGCCACCAATGGCCGATATAAGAGCAGCGTTGAGGAGACTTCGCTGGCCATAGAGGGGTTACTCTGCGACAATAAGGGAATCGAAAACTACCCAGGCCTAGTAAAAGCCGTGGATTGGCTATGCCGACGAGTCGAGGAAAATTCTCATGTCGAATGTTCGCCAATCGGTTTTTACTTCTCTAAGCTGTGGTATTATGAAAAGCTCTACCCGCAGATCATGACGGTTAGTGCGCTGGCACATGTATGCCGAGCGTTAGAATCGAATGTGCGCGGTGACGAACTTAGCGGAAGTGGAACAAGAGAATCGAGTTAA
- a CDS encoding sodium:solute symporter family protein, which produces MIPLLVICVYLLLLLGLGIFASTMFRGSSQDYMLASHSIGPFLLLMSLFGTTMTAFALVGSTGEAYAEGVGVYGLLASSSGIIHSLCFFVLGIKLWSLGKKYGYTTQIQFFRDRLQSDKIGVLLFPILVGLVIPYLLIGVMASGTVVSAVSEGAFSSMFAEYDYGVPNWLGSLVISIVVLIYVFFGGMRGTAWANAFQTIVFMILGVITFWVISDNLGGVQAASEAVAKRNPSKLMRAVAESDEQKYEKAFATWQSLAEFNYANKKADGELLTPEQKAKAIADYKGPPIGNWKARAEANLAVANNLINISIAEKNDAFIEQDDRVMPTEKPTWWDKEVMTGHELNEFHRNENAVLQAYEDPIYSKNLGHPNDLINPDKPELGNKWTRKRTAGVYRATKWSPEEPRAMSMLVFVTYMFIPLSVGMFPHLFQHWLTAKSAQSFKLPVVAHPLFIAVVWIPCVLVGVWATSAVVPGTERALIPPHFNPNAVLPFMVANMSGPFLSGLLTAGVLAAIMSSLDSQFLCIGTMFTEDIVVHYGGKKRFTDKQVLITARCFIIAIVAVTYILSLYEPRRVFTLGVWTFSGFSSLFPLVFAALYWKRLTKPGAYACVITAIGLWCLFFYMSDMALNPHFTVFGMMPVATMVPAAAIAMVVVSLMTKPPSEEHLERFFPKKNSQTTS; this is translated from the coding sequence ATGATACCGTTGCTTGTTATCTGCGTATATCTTTTATTGTTGTTGGGCCTAGGTATCTTCGCCAGCACGATGTTCCGTGGCTCTAGCCAAGACTATATGCTGGCCAGCCATTCGATCGGTCCATTCCTTCTATTAATGAGCCTTTTCGGCACAACCATGACTGCGTTTGCGCTGGTCGGTTCGACCGGTGAAGCTTACGCCGAAGGTGTCGGCGTGTATGGTCTACTGGCTTCCTCTAGCGGGATCATTCATTCACTTTGCTTCTTCGTACTGGGTATCAAACTTTGGTCCCTAGGAAAGAAATACGGATACACGACTCAAATCCAGTTCTTTCGAGATCGCCTGCAAAGCGACAAAATTGGCGTCTTGCTGTTCCCCATTCTCGTCGGCCTAGTGATTCCTTACCTGCTGATTGGCGTGATGGCCTCCGGAACCGTCGTCAGCGCGGTGAGCGAAGGGGCCTTCTCGAGCATGTTTGCCGAGTACGATTATGGCGTCCCGAACTGGCTGGGTAGCTTGGTCATTTCGATTGTTGTGCTGATCTACGTTTTCTTTGGTGGCATGCGTGGTACGGCATGGGCGAATGCGTTCCAGACGATTGTGTTCATGATATTGGGCGTCATCACTTTCTGGGTTATTTCCGATAACCTGGGCGGTGTCCAAGCCGCGTCGGAAGCCGTGGCAAAACGGAATCCTTCCAAACTGATGCGTGCGGTTGCCGAGTCAGACGAACAGAAGTACGAGAAAGCTTTTGCTACCTGGCAATCGCTGGCCGAGTTCAACTACGCCAATAAGAAGGCCGACGGCGAACTGCTAACGCCTGAGCAAAAAGCGAAAGCAATCGCCGACTATAAAGGCCCACCCATCGGCAACTGGAAAGCCCGAGCCGAGGCTAACCTTGCCGTGGCCAATAACCTGATCAACATTTCGATCGCTGAGAAAAACGATGCATTCATCGAGCAAGATGACCGCGTCATGCCCACCGAAAAGCCGACTTGGTGGGACAAAGAGGTCATGACAGGGCACGAGTTGAACGAGTTTCATCGCAACGAAAATGCGGTACTCCAGGCCTATGAAGACCCGATCTATAGCAAAAACCTGGGTCATCCCAACGATTTGATCAACCCAGACAAGCCAGAACTGGGTAACAAGTGGACCCGTAAACGTACCGCCGGTGTCTATCGTGCCACAAAGTGGTCGCCTGAAGAGCCGCGTGCGATGTCGATGCTGGTATTCGTTACATACATGTTCATTCCGCTTTCGGTCGGCATGTTCCCGCACTTGTTTCAGCACTGGCTGACAGCCAAGAGCGCCCAAAGCTTCAAGCTTCCGGTAGTCGCTCATCCGCTGTTTATTGCCGTCGTTTGGATACCGTGCGTGCTTGTGGGTGTCTGGGCGACCTCAGCCGTGGTGCCTGGTACAGAACGGGCATTGATCCCGCCTCACTTCAATCCCAATGCGGTGCTGCCGTTCATGGTGGCCAACATGAGCGGTCCGTTTTTGAGTGGCCTGCTCACCGCCGGCGTTTTGGCGGCGATCATGTCTTCGCTCGACAGCCAGTTCCTTTGCATCGGCACCATGTTTACCGAGGACATCGTCGTCCACTATGGCGGCAAAAAACGCTTTACCGACAAACAGGTGCTGATCACCGCTCGCTGCTTTATCATTGCGATCGTGGCGGTCACGTATATCCTTAGCCTGTACGAACCTCGCCGTGTGTTTACGTTGGGCGTGTGGACGTTCAGCGGTTTCTCGAGCTTGTTCCCGCTAGTATTCGCCGCACTTTACTGGAAGCGGCTCACCAAGCCAGGTGCCTATGCTTGCGTGATTACGGCGATCGGCCTGTGGTGCTTGTTCTTCTACATGAGCGATATGGCCCTGAACCCGCACTTCACCGTGTTCGGCATGATGCCGGTGGCGACCATGGTGCCGGCTGCGGCGATCGCGATGGTCGTTGTTTCACTGATGACCAAGCCGCCGAGCGAAGAGCATCTGGAGCGGTTCTTCCCGAAGAAGAATTCACAGACGACTAGCTAA
- a CDS encoding amidophosphoribosyltransferase: MSELFHECGIAAIYHLPGDEESPLSPDQGPDEVSRIMPRMLLDIQNRGQLAAGFTTYHPKRNQLIDTHRDIGTVQEVFRLSHRAKSEALMKEYAGRAAIGHVRYATCGQDDRSYAQPFERHHLVKHKWFSFAFNGQLSNYSELRDRLLADDDHHLSRETDTEIIMHELSREMTGEKRITMFEALKRAAPRFDGAYSLVMLNAYGEMLVARDPHGIKPLCYAVSGPLFAAASESVALVNIGFEEDEIRNVEPGEAVTITDGKIEVKQFIEPQRKAHCFFEWIYFANVASTLDGQSVYVSRTNLGEELAAIELERDNIPLDDGDTIVVPVPDTSKAAADAMAFKLGIPSREGLIRNRYSGRTFIETGSKRRRAAEIKYTPLREVLEDKRIFLVEDSIVRSTTMKVLINRLRERGGVKEIHVRVACPPIIAPCFYGIDMSTISELFAPKFMGDSFLLTEEMQDAMAEQLGADSLRYLPVDSIARAVNFSSNELCQACITGEYPTEGGERLYQIALETKDQETGDSRTYERRDEEQAAHSTGA; this comes from the coding sequence ATGAGTGAACTCTTCCACGAATGTGGTATCGCGGCGATTTACCATCTCCCAGGCGACGAAGAAAGCCCTCTCTCTCCTGATCAAGGCCCCGATGAAGTCTCGCGGATCATGCCGCGAATGCTCCTCGATATCCAAAATCGTGGCCAATTGGCCGCCGGGTTCACTACGTACCACCCCAAGCGAAACCAACTGATCGACACGCACCGAGACATCGGTACCGTCCAAGAAGTGTTTCGCTTGTCGCATCGTGCCAAGAGCGAAGCCCTGATGAAGGAATACGCTGGCCGCGCAGCGATTGGCCACGTTCGCTATGCAACATGCGGGCAGGACGATCGAAGCTATGCCCAGCCTTTCGAGCGGCACCACCTGGTCAAACATAAGTGGTTCAGCTTCGCCTTTAACGGGCAGCTTTCCAACTACAGCGAACTCCGCGACCGCTTATTGGCCGACGACGACCACCATCTGAGCCGCGAAACCGACACCGAAATCATCATGCACGAGCTAAGCCGTGAGATGACCGGGGAAAAGCGGATTACCATGTTCGAGGCCCTCAAACGCGCTGCACCGCGATTTGACGGGGCGTACAGCTTGGTCATGCTCAATGCTTACGGCGAAATGCTCGTGGCCCGCGATCCTCACGGCATCAAGCCGCTATGCTACGCCGTATCTGGCCCCCTGTTTGCCGCCGCAAGCGAAAGTGTCGCGTTGGTCAATATTGGCTTCGAGGAAGACGAAATCCGGAACGTCGAGCCAGGCGAGGCCGTCACCATTACCGACGGCAAGATCGAAGTAAAGCAGTTCATCGAACCACAGCGGAAAGCACATTGCTTTTTCGAGTGGATCTATTTCGCTAATGTGGCCAGCACGCTCGATGGGCAAAGTGTCTACGTGAGCCGCACCAACCTGGGGGAAGAACTCGCGGCGATCGAACTCGAGCGAGACAACATTCCACTGGACGATGGCGATACCATCGTTGTCCCTGTGCCCGATACCAGCAAAGCGGCTGCCGACGCGATGGCGTTCAAACTGGGTATCCCTTCCCGCGAAGGTCTGATCCGCAACCGGTATTCCGGTCGTACGTTTATCGAAACTGGTAGCAAACGACGCCGGGCTGCGGAAATCAAATACACACCGCTACGCGAAGTCTTGGAAGACAAGCGAATCTTCCTTGTTGAAGACTCCATCGTCCGCAGCACCACCATGAAGGTTCTCATCAACCGTCTTCGTGAGCGTGGCGGGGTGAAAGAAATTCACGTCCGCGTGGCCTGTCCACCGATCATCGCCCCATGCTTTTACGGCATCGACATGTCGACCATCAGCGAGCTATTCGCTCCGAAGTTTATGGGCGACAGCTTCCTGCTGACCGAAGAAATGCAGGATGCAATGGCCGAGCAACTGGGAGCCGATTCGCTGCGTTACTTGCCGGTCGATTCCATTGCCAGGGCAGTTAACTTTTCCAGCAATGAACTATGCCAGGCCTGCATCACCGGAGAGTACCCAACCGAAGGGGGCGAACGGCTCTATCAAATCGCCCTGGAGACGAAGGATCAGGAAACCGGCGATAGCCGTACCTACGAACGCCGCGACGAAGAACAAGCGGCCCATTCGACCGGAGCCTAA